In Juglans microcarpa x Juglans regia isolate MS1-56 chromosome 4S, Jm3101_v1.0, whole genome shotgun sequence, a single window of DNA contains:
- the LOC121262774 gene encoding tRNA (guanine-N(7)-)-methyltransferase non-catalytic subunit wdr4-like: MEETPMNEGETHKDIEVAPALIAVHPTQDSVAVSVGSDLRVFDLRGGSELSLLDDSSWPFHKDSIRAIHYGANGKLFVSAGDDKLVKIWCTESWHCIYTVSSEKRVSAVALSNDGLYVSFADKFGVVWVADLDGFDGNQALVNKKAGPILAHYCSIITSLEFSPDGRFIVSADRDFKIRVTVFPKKPLDGAHEIQSFCLGHTEFVSCLAFVSSSDYPQGFLVSGSGDSTVRLWNVSSGSLLHTCEVDVQAGLLESNGRGGESNSAITDLCTIPDGTMIAVAIQSLQGVVLLTCDLSARTLSVAKVVSIMGETFIPTSLRASTSAGLLWVVAGVSNLPGFDHPSFVRVRVISGFRKSNFYSSEKEPTLLEDNEIPGGDKMLQKLQGSVAVDEKVLQAAAEAVKVAMSTLLVKKQYTAEKREFRKRTRNDRKTKQ, encoded by the exons ATGGAGGAGACTCCCATGAACGAGGGAGAGACCCACAAAGATATCGAGGTGGCTCCGGCGCTAATCGCGGTTCACCCGACCCAGGATTCCGTAGCTGTATCCGTCGGGTCCGACCTCCGCGTCTTCGACCTTCG tGGGGGTAGTGAGCTTTCTCTGCTGGATGATTCCTCTTGGCCATTTCACAAGGATTCCATAAGAGCTATTCACTATGGTGCAAATGGTAAGCTCTTTGTATCTGCAGGTGATGATAAACTTGTCAAGATATGGTGCACGGAGTCTTGGCATTGCATTTATACTGT GTCCTCTGAGAAAAGAGTGAGCGCAGTTGCTCTGAGCAATGATGGTTTGTATGTCTCTTTTGCTGACAAATTTGGTGTTGTTTGGGTTGCGGACCTGGATGGCTTTGATGGAAATCAAGCTTTAGTCAATAAGAAGGCTGGACCAATACTTGCTCACTACTGTAGCATCATCACTAGCCTG GAATTTTCACCGGATGGGAGGTTTATTGTCAGTGCTGACCGGGATTTCAAAATTCGT GTTACTGTGTTTCCCAAGAAGCCTTTAGATGGAGCTCATGAGATACAAAGCTTTTGCCTTGGTCATACTGA ATTTGTTTCCTGCCTTGCTTTTGTTTCTAGTTCAGACTACCCCCAGGGGTTTCTTGTCTCTGGAAGTGGTGATTCAACC GTTCGCTTATGGAATGTTTCCTCTGGATCTCTTCTCCATACTTGTGAAGTTGATGTGCAG GCAGGGCTTTTGGAGTCTAATGGAAGAGGAGGGGAGTCCAATTCTGCTATTACCGATCTTTGCACCATCCCAGATGGTACGATGATAGCAGTGGCCATTCAAAG CTTGCAAGGAGTAGTACTGTTGACCTGTGACCTTTCTGCTCGAACTCTTTCAGTTGCAAAG GTGGTTTCAATCATGGGGGAGACCTTCATTCCTACAAGCCTAAGAGCTAGCACTTCTGCGGGATTATTGTGGGTGGTGGCAGGTGTCTCTAACTTGCCAGGTTTCGATCACCCTTCATTTGTGCGCGTGAGGGTTATCTCGGGCTTTAGGAAAAGCAATTTCTACTCTTCAGAGAAAGAACCAACCCTCTTGGAAGATAATGAAATTCCTGGTGGAGATAAAATGCTCCAAAAGTTGCAGGGAAGTGTGGCAGTTGATGAAAAGGTTTTACAGGCAGCTGCTGAAGCCGTGAAAGTAGCAATGAGCACTCTATTAGTGAAAAAGCAATACACTGCAGAGAAGCGGGAATTTAGAAAGAGAACGAGAAATGACAGAAAAACCAAACAGTAA
- the LOC121261857 gene encoding major pollen allergen Ole e 6-like, which produces MANKFVAVFLMCIVVVAAFSLHHEVEAAVDSFKSCFDVCNTNCKNKGNGGSFCEIDCDNSCTAAENEEKLKATIY; this is translated from the exons ATGGCCAACAAGTTCGTTGCAGTGTTTCTCATGTGCATTGTTGTCGTCGCAGCATTCAGCCTCCATCATGAGGTTGAGGCCGCGGTGGACTCGTTCAAGTCATGCTTCGATGTCTGCAATACAAATTGCAAGAACAAGGGCAATGGCGGATCCTTCTGTGAAATTGATTGCGACAATTCCTGTACTGCTGCAGAGAATGAag AAAAACTTAAAGCCACAATCTACTGA